In Drosophila miranda strain MSH22 chromosome Y unlocalized genomic scaffold, D.miranda_PacBio2.1 Contig_Y3_pilon, whole genome shotgun sequence, a single window of DNA contains:
- the LOC117194575 gene encoding death-associated protein kinase related-like, protein MFTEKGIFPIGDGLLDVNAERFNGLLVSHDINEIYEVEQTPFARGKFAAVRRAIHKNTGSHFAAKFLKRRRRAQSSDKEIKHEIAVLILCEGEENIVNLNAVHETRSDTALLLELATGGELQTILDNEECLTEAQARHCMREVLKALKFLHDRSIAHLDLKPQNILLAGERIEDGLKLCDFGISRVVCEGINVREMAGTPDYVAPEVLQYEPLSLLTDIWSVGVLTYVLLSGFSPFGGNTKQETFLNISQCALTFPDNLFGGVSPVAIDFIRRALRIKPNDRMSAAGCLEHVWLKDESSMDRQMYLQAQSDAEEEEEEEEDDLEDEEVEEPVAEEKAEEQEQQQQSQEQQKQQKPSSGSNKPTHNGHHRAHSNGSSSSISKIPIATGKLLGSPISSTSTSTSTETTTAIHTLTSNGHGQSNTVCLSAKPTQIVTPTRRASDSDKENTYTATFVKKPPVQATIQLGSNGLDEFATVVATLTLFPDAPTTPKVIRKAPTGESHGSATSVKALVKKFQLEETLVCPGHSSTSSHNGHSPVNGCGGSSGSSNGNNMRRSAGGNSSNISNISYSAAAATAARMNSIRRASDPLLAVYKKQPQNSGANSNSSSSNSNNPSPAAVPARAARPPCS, encoded by the coding sequence ATGTTCACCGAAAAGGGAATCTTTCCCATAGGCGATGGCCTTTTGGATGTAAATGCCGAACGCTTTAACGGATTGCTCGTGTCGCATGACATCAACGAGATCTACGAGGTGGAACAGACGCCGTTTGCCAGGGGCAAATTCGCCGCCGTTCGCCGTGCCATTCACAAGAACACGGGCTCCCATTTCGCGGCAAAGTTCTTGAAGCGACGCCGACGCGCACAGAGCAGCGACAAGGAGATCAAACACGAGATCGCCGTCCTAATACTCTGCGAGGGCGAGGAGAACATTGTCAATCTGAATGCGGTGCACGAGACCCGTTCGGACACAGCCCTGCTGCTGGAACTGGCCACTGGTGGCGAGCTGCAGACCATACTGGACAACGAGGAGTGCCTGACAGAGGCCCAGGCCCGCCACTGCATGCGAGAGGTGCTGAAGGCTCTCAAGTTTCTCCACGACCGATCCATTGCCCACCTGGACCTCAAGCCACAGAACATTTTGCTCGCCGGCGAGCGTATAGAAGATGGCCTCAAGCTCTGTGACTTTGGGATCTCGCGCGTTGTGTGCGAGGGCATCAATGTCCGCGAGATGGCCGGCACACCCGACTACGTGGCCCCCGAGGTGCTCCAGTACGAGCCACTCTCCCTGCTGACGGACATCTGGTCCGTGGGCGTTCTCACCTATGTCTTGCTCTCCGGCTTCTCGCCTTTTGGCGGGAACACCAAGCAGGAGACCTTCCTCAATATCTCGCAGTGTGCGCTCACCTTTCCGGACAACCTATTCGGTGGCGTCTCGCCAGTGGCCATCGATTTCATACGCCGCGCATTGCGAATTAAGCCAAACGATCGCATGAGTGCCGCTGGATGCCTGGAACATGTCTGGCTGAAGGATGAGAGCTCGATGGATAGACAAATGTATCTGCAGGCTCAGAGCGATGCtgaagaggaagaggaggaggaagaagacGACCTTGAGGATGAGGAAGTGGAGGAGCCAGTGGCCGAGGAGAAGGCAGAGGAgcaggaacagcaacagcagtcacaggaacaacaaaagcaacagaagccaagcagtggcagcaacaaacCCACGCACAATGGCCACCATCGGGCCCACAGCAATGGGAGCAGTAGCAGCATCTCAAAAATACCCATTGCCACCGGGAAGCTCCTGGGAAGCCCCataagcagcaccagcaccagcaccagcacagaGACAACGACAGCCATACACACGCTGACCAGCAATGGACACGGACAGAGCAACACGGTCTGCCTGTCCGCCAAGCCCACTCAGATCGTGACACCCACACGTCGAGCCTCCGACTCGGACAAGGAGAACACATACACGGCGACATTTGTGAAGAAGCCCCCGGTGCAGGCCACCATCCAGCTGGGCAGCAACGGCCTCGACGAGTTCGCCACAGTGGTGGCCACCCTGACACTCTTTCCCGATGCGCCCACCACACCGAAAGTGATCCGCAAGGCACCCACGGGAGAGTCCCATGGATCGGCCACCTCGGTGAAGGCTCTGGTCAAGAAGTTTCAGCTGGAGGAGACGCTAGTCTGCCCCGgacacagcagcaccagcagccacaacGGCCACAGTCCCGTCAACGGGTGCGGCGGCAGTAGCGggagcagcaacggcaacaataTGCGACGCAGTGCAGGgggaaacagcagcaacatcagcaacATCAGCTACTCGGCAGCAGCCGCGACAGCAGCACGAATGAACAGCATTCGCCGCGCCTCCGACCCGCTGTTGGCCGTCTATAAGAAGCAGCCACAGAACAGCGGCGCCAACAGCAATAgttccagcagcaacagcaacaatcccAGCCCGGCAGCAGTCCCAGCTCGGGCAGCACGGCCACCCTGCTCCTGA